The nucleotide window GGCTGGACATAATGAGTCTGGCAAGAAGAAATCAAGTGAAGCTGCTAATGATTTACAAACATTCAGTGCTGAAAATTTGCAAAATAACATGAAAGTTATATATTACAGGTTTGTTTGTTTCAACAGCTTAAGAGGTCTTGGCTTTTCTGATGAAGATTTTGATTTTTGGTTGTTGATTAATATGACAAGGGACCAGCGTGGAGCATAAAATCTAAGCTTTATTTTCTTTGCAGTCAGACTTTTTTGTCTATTGTCGGTGGGGTGATTGCTGGAATTCTGGGATTCAAGGGTTTGGCTGGATTTATCCTTTATTTCCTTATCATGGCAATCTCTTCAGTTGGACTCATAGCCAAGGCCAAG belongs to Hevea brasiliensis isolate MT/VB/25A 57/8 chromosome 4, ASM3005281v1, whole genome shotgun sequence and includes:
- the LOC110672961 gene encoding uncharacterized protein LOC110672961 → MAGHNESGKKKSSEAANDLQTFSAENLQNNMKVIYYSQTFLSIVGGVIAGILGFKGLAGFILYFLIMAISSVGLIAKAKFSVHSYFDCWNRIIFDGFFGGLMSFVLFWTFAYDIVHIF